A genomic segment from Nodularia sphaerocarpa UHCC 0038 encodes:
- a CDS encoding iron-containing alcohol dehydrogenase family protein: MPNQLSTQTVSTQTSSSFLTLTVAPGKIIRGSGVLQTASAEITRLGTRPLIIAGNSTQAIAQKRLQAILAQSNTAQSSYGVDCCEASLQALRKTAQEHQADVIIGIGGGKALDTAKLVADQLQLPVVTIPTSAATCAAWTALSNVYSESGAFLYDVALSRCPDLLILDYDLIQTAPQRTLVAGIGDAIAKWYEASVSSGNSQQTLIISAVQQARVLRDILLQKSATALKESGSQDWREVVDATVLLAGVIGGLGGAQCRTVAAHAVHNGLTHISGHSSIHGEKVAYGILVQLRLEEMLQSNQLAASARQQLLKFYAEIGLPQNLSDLGLGNITLKELQTAAEIALEPKSDIHRLPFKVALEQLMAAMVSTTAPTDSRDVINRVSTRGISEEVSE; this comes from the coding sequence ATGCCCAATCAACTTTCTACTCAAACTGTGTCTACTCAAACCTCTAGCTCATTCTTGACGCTGACGGTTGCTCCAGGAAAAATCATTCGTGGTTCTGGAGTGTTACAGACAGCATCAGCAGAAATTACCCGTTTAGGAACTCGTCCCTTAATTATTGCCGGTAACTCGACCCAGGCGATCGCCCAAAAAAGGTTACAAGCAATTTTAGCCCAGTCAAACACTGCTCAGTCCTCCTATGGTGTAGATTGCTGCGAAGCTAGTTTACAAGCGTTAAGAAAAACAGCCCAAGAACATCAAGCCGATGTAATTATTGGTATCGGTGGCGGTAAAGCCTTGGATACCGCTAAATTAGTCGCCGACCAATTGCAGTTACCAGTGGTGACAATTCCCACCTCAGCAGCTACCTGTGCGGCTTGGACTGCCCTTTCTAATGTATATTCTGAGTCGGGAGCTTTTCTCTATGATGTGGCGCTGTCTCGCTGTCCTGATTTATTAATCCTTGACTATGATTTAATTCAAACTGCACCACAACGAACATTAGTAGCAGGAATTGGGGATGCGATCGCAAAATGGTATGAAGCATCAGTGAGTAGTGGTAATTCTCAACAAACTCTCATTATCTCCGCAGTCCAACAAGCGCGAGTTTTACGAGATATTTTATTACAAAAGTCAGCTACTGCTCTGAAAGAATCTGGTAGTCAAGATTGGCGAGAAGTCGTAGATGCTACCGTGTTACTGGCTGGGGTAATTGGTGGACTGGGAGGGGCGCAGTGTCGCACCGTCGCCGCCCATGCTGTACATAATGGTTTAACTCACATTTCCGGACACAGCAGCATCCACGGTGAAAAAGTCGCTTATGGTATTTTGGTGCAACTGCGATTAGAAGAAATGTTACAAAGTAATCAACTAGCGGCATCGGCACGGCAACAATTATTAAAGTTCTATGCAGAGATTGGACTACCGCAAAATTTAAGTGATTTAGGTTTAGGTAACATTACATTAAAAGAGTTGCAAACAGCCGCCGAAATAGCTTTAGAACCTAAATCTGATATCCATCGACTACCATTTAAAGTTGCACTAGAACAGTTAATGGCGGCGATGGTTTCTACAACTGCACCAACAGATAGTAGAGATGTTATAAATCGTGTTTCCACTAGGGGAATAAGTGAAGAGGTTTCGGAATGA
- a CDS encoding aspartate aminotransferase has protein sequence MSLNWITPADRIQQLPPYVFARLDELKAKAREQGLDLIDLGMGNPDGATPQPVVEAAIAALQNPANHGYPPFEGTASFRRAITNWYNRRYGVVLDPDSEALPLLGSKEGLTHLAIAYINPGDLVLVPSPAYPAHFRGPLIAGGKIHNLILKPENNWLIDLAAIPDAVAEQAKILYFNYPSNPTAATAPREFFEDIVAFARKYEILLVHDLCYAELAFDGYQPTSLLEIPGAKEIGVEFHTLSKTYNMAGWRVGFVVGNRHVIQGLRTLKTNLDYGIFAALQTAAETALQLPDVYLHEVQQRYRTRRDFLIEGLGKLGWDIPKTKATMYLWVKCPVGMGSTDFALDVLQQTGVVVTPGNAFGVAGEGYVRISLIADCDRLGEALHRFKQAGIRYQPETVVSSSK, from the coding sequence ATGAGCTTGAATTGGATTACCCCCGCAGATCGCATACAACAGCTACCGCCTTATGTTTTTGCTCGTCTGGACGAATTGAAGGCGAAAGCACGAGAACAAGGACTAGATTTAATTGATTTGGGTATGGGAAACCCGGATGGGGCGACACCACAGCCTGTAGTTGAAGCTGCGATCGCCGCTTTACAAAATCCCGCTAATCACGGTTATCCGCCTTTTGAAGGAACTGCGAGTTTTCGCCGTGCCATCACTAATTGGTACAATCGCCGTTATGGTGTAGTCCTTGATCCAGATAGTGAGGCTTTACCTTTACTGGGTTCTAAAGAAGGATTAACTCATTTAGCGATCGCCTACATCAACCCTGGTGATTTAGTTCTAGTTCCTTCTCCCGCCTATCCCGCCCATTTTCGCGGTCCGTTAATTGCTGGGGGGAAAATTCACAACTTGATTCTTAAACCAGAGAATAACTGGTTAATTGATTTAGCAGCTATTCCCGATGCAGTTGCAGAACAAGCCAAAATTCTCTACTTTAATTATCCCAGTAATCCTACTGCTGCCACCGCACCTCGTGAATTTTTTGAAGACATCGTAGCTTTTGCGCGTAAATACGAAATTCTGCTAGTGCATGATTTATGTTACGCCGAGTTAGCCTTTGATGGTTATCAGCCCACCAGCTTGTTAGAAATTCCCGGTGCGAAAGAAATTGGCGTAGAATTTCACACCTTATCCAAAACCTATAATATGGCTGGTTGGCGTGTGGGTTTTGTCGTGGGGAACCGCCATGTCATTCAAGGTTTGCGAACTCTCAAAACCAACTTGGATTATGGCATTTTCGCAGCTTTGCAAACCGCAGCCGAAACAGCTTTGCAATTACCAGATGTGTATTTGCATGAAGTACAACAGCGCTACCGTACCCGCCGCGATTTTCTCATAGAAGGTTTAGGAAAATTGGGTTGGGATATTCCCAAAACTAAAGCTACTATGTATCTGTGGGTGAAATGTCCTGTGGGTATGGGTTCTACGGATTTCGCTTTGGATGTATTGCAGCAAACTGGCGTTGTTGTCACTCCTGGTAATGCCTTTGGGGTTGCAGGTGAGGGCTATGTCAGGATAAGTTTGATTGCAGATTGCGATCGCTTGGGTGAAGCTTTGCACAGATTTAAACAAGCTGGAATCCGCTATCAACCCGAAACTGTAGTT